A single Actinomadura algeriensis DNA region contains:
- a CDS encoding type II secretion system F family protein, with amino-acid sequence MFEPDVLLAVLAGALVGGGFLLLGVALRGLPARPRPTKGRRREDLVRTLTTRTALAVLAGTAVLVVTRWPIAAAGAGALVLGWDGLVGGAAEERRGMARLEALAGWTESLRDTIAGAVGLEQAIPASQRAAAPVLRVPLRELVDRLHTRVPMPEALRRFADDLDDPSADLVIAALILNAKLRGPGLRDMLGALATSARAELDMRRRVEADRRSTRRSVRIVVGVSVGTALGLAVFNGSYVEPYDDVLGQLVLCLVVALYAAAFVWLRRLSKYELPARFLSEPRNASRPGVPGEVPSTVAGWQTEPLRGRHAMDAGGGGGS; translated from the coding sequence ATGTTCGAACCCGACGTGCTGCTCGCCGTCCTCGCCGGGGCCCTGGTCGGCGGCGGGTTCCTGCTGCTGGGCGTCGCGCTGCGCGGCCTCCCGGCCCGGCCCCGCCCCACGAAGGGACGCCGCCGCGAGGACCTCGTCCGGACCCTCACCACCCGCACGGCGCTCGCCGTCCTCGCCGGGACGGCCGTGCTCGTCGTCACCCGCTGGCCGATCGCCGCCGCGGGGGCGGGCGCGCTCGTCCTCGGCTGGGACGGGCTCGTCGGCGGGGCCGCCGAGGAGCGGCGCGGCATGGCGCGGCTGGAGGCCCTCGCCGGGTGGACCGAGTCGCTGCGCGACACGATCGCGGGCGCCGTCGGCCTCGAACAGGCGATCCCCGCGTCGCAGCGCGCCGCCGCGCCCGTCCTGCGGGTGCCGCTGCGGGAGCTGGTCGACCGGCTGCACACCCGCGTCCCGATGCCGGAGGCGCTGCGCCGCTTCGCCGACGACCTCGACGACCCGTCCGCCGACCTGGTGATCGCGGCGCTGATCCTGAACGCGAAGCTGCGCGGCCCCGGCCTGCGCGACATGCTCGGCGCGCTCGCCACGTCCGCCCGCGCCGAGCTGGACATGCGGCGCCGCGTCGAGGCCGACCGCCGCTCCACCCGCCGGTCCGTGCGAATCGTCGTCGGCGTCTCGGTCGGGACGGCGCTCGGCCTCGCGGTGTTCAACGGCTCGTACGTCGAACCGTACGACGACGTCCTCGGCCAGCTCGTGCTGTGCCTCGTCGTCGCCCTGTACGCGGCGGCGTTCGTGTGGCTGCGGCGGCTGTCGAAGTACGAGCTGCCCGCCCGGTTCCTCAGCGAGCCCCGCAACGCGTCCCGTCCGGGCGTCCCCGGCGAGGTGCCGAGCACCGTCGCGGGGTGGCAGACCGAGCCGCTGCGCGGCCGGCACGCCATGGACGCCGGGGGAGGTGGGGGCTCGTGA
- a CDS encoding BTAD domain-containing putative transcriptional regulator — MVTRHGHRRPPARVRGRRSAGDVLAGIGALIALAALLAGVPFALLTLFGSPIPAELPALDDLTRRVGPGSLITILVALVWLAWLQLAVCVIVEVYAGIRGVGVPARVPLAGGTQSLVHRLVVTALLLFTTATAIVPAFSGGGLSQGPPVQAQSQEYRPAPDPAAVRPVAATSPDTGPGTNAGLAAEPLRRDATTKIYRVAPPEGRHHESLWEIAEKCLGEGRRYKEIYELNKGHVQPDGTRLTIASLIRPGWVLEMPADAKGAQVVPAEDLDEYYRFGHAVPDEPAPEPAAPAPAPQPPAPAPETPAPAPEKEAPAPEAEAPRPVEEAPASPSGEMTGGPGSGGASVPGQRDAADDGPSLDLDLTFDLEWPQGLAVASLLAAGVLTALGRRRREQMWRRAFGHMIVRPRGRAAEAERALRFGADDDGARLLDLGLRHMSKSMAAGGRAMPTVFGVHLGHGSLDLWIAPADRNPPSPWEAFDDGQVWRLRADALPGLEASDLADVLAPYPGLVSIGTNANGRILVDLEAAHGLIALRGPEDGRRAALAALVLELATNRWSDHMRITLVGFDNELGEGLTEIAPDRVRAVPHLSDALPELEGRAEEVRQALAASGVDSVLTGRCRGVFGEAWMPHYLIMADGPTAQEADRLVALARSGTRMAAGYIVPGDVQGATWAWDLDETGRLHAGVLGFDVDAQLVTDDQYRGVFELFRTAAAADSVPVPDTGEPPEVRESSVDIRILGPIEVVAPGPMDETRRELCTELLVHLAAHPNGVHPTVLAGAIWPRGVSAGVRDACVARVSDWLGRDARGRPNLYYDERGRIRLGSEVRVDLAVFRWLVWRSAAEPASEAAYMSYALDLVRGPLLADRPRGRYSWLAGHDLEYESAARVIDVAHRLVFLRLDEADARGAVAAARAGLRLAPDDEGLWRDLLRATHAMGEPAQVRVIVDELRARLGRDPHFDRLQPETEALIEELVPEWTHAPAR, encoded by the coding sequence ATGGTGACTCGGCACGGGCACAGACGACCGCCCGCACGGGTGCGTGGACGGCGCAGCGCGGGCGACGTCCTGGCCGGGATCGGCGCGCTGATCGCGCTGGCGGCGCTGCTGGCCGGCGTCCCCTTCGCGCTGCTCACCCTGTTCGGCTCGCCGATCCCCGCCGAACTCCCGGCCCTCGACGACCTCACCCGCCGCGTCGGCCCCGGCTCGCTGATCACGATCCTCGTCGCGCTCGTCTGGCTCGCGTGGCTACAGCTCGCCGTCTGCGTGATCGTCGAGGTGTACGCGGGGATCCGCGGCGTCGGCGTCCCGGCGCGGGTGCCCCTCGCGGGCGGCACGCAGTCGCTCGTGCACCGCCTCGTCGTCACCGCGCTGCTGCTGTTCACCACCGCCACCGCGATCGTCCCCGCGTTCTCGGGCGGCGGGCTGTCGCAGGGCCCGCCCGTCCAGGCGCAGTCGCAGGAGTACCGCCCGGCCCCCGATCCGGCGGCCGTGCGGCCGGTCGCCGCGACGTCCCCCGACACCGGACCCGGCACGAACGCGGGGCTCGCCGCCGAGCCGCTGCGGAGGGACGCGACGACGAAGATCTACCGGGTGGCGCCGCCCGAGGGCCGCCACCACGAGAGCCTCTGGGAGATCGCGGAGAAGTGCCTGGGGGAGGGGCGGCGGTACAAGGAGATCTACGAGCTGAACAAGGGCCACGTCCAGCCGGACGGGACGCGCCTGACGATCGCGAGCCTGATCCGTCCGGGGTGGGTCCTGGAGATGCCCGCGGACGCGAAGGGCGCGCAGGTCGTCCCGGCGGAGGACCTGGACGAGTACTACCGGTTCGGGCACGCGGTCCCCGACGAGCCCGCGCCGGAGCCCGCCGCGCCCGCGCCCGCGCCGCAGCCCCCCGCCCCGGCGCCCGAGACCCCGGCGCCCGCGCCCGAGAAGGAGGCCCCGGCCCCCGAGGCGGAGGCGCCGCGCCCGGTCGAGGAGGCGCCCGCGTCGCCGTCCGGGGAGATGACCGGCGGGCCCGGCAGCGGCGGCGCGTCCGTCCCCGGCCAGCGGGACGCCGCCGACGACGGCCCGTCCCTCGACCTCGACCTGACCTTCGACCTCGAATGGCCGCAGGGCCTCGCCGTCGCCTCGCTGCTCGCCGCCGGGGTGCTCACCGCGCTCGGCCGGCGCCGCCGCGAGCAGATGTGGCGGCGCGCGTTCGGCCACATGATCGTCCGGCCGCGGGGCCGGGCCGCCGAGGCCGAGCGGGCGCTGCGGTTCGGCGCGGACGACGACGGCGCCCGCCTGCTGGACCTCGGCCTGCGGCACATGTCGAAGTCGATGGCGGCGGGCGGACGGGCCATGCCGACCGTCTTCGGGGTGCACCTCGGGCACGGCAGCCTCGACCTGTGGATCGCGCCCGCCGACCGCAACCCGCCGTCGCCGTGGGAGGCGTTCGACGACGGCCAGGTGTGGCGGCTGCGCGCCGACGCGCTGCCCGGCCTCGAGGCGTCCGACCTCGCGGACGTCCTCGCCCCCTACCCCGGCCTGGTCTCCATCGGCACCAACGCCAACGGCCGGATCCTCGTCGACCTCGAAGCCGCGCACGGCCTGATCGCGCTGCGCGGCCCCGAGGACGGCCGGCGCGCGGCGCTCGCCGCGCTCGTCCTCGAACTCGCCACCAACCGCTGGTCCGACCACATGCGGATCACGCTCGTCGGGTTCGACAACGAACTCGGCGAGGGCCTCACCGAGATCGCGCCCGATCGGGTCCGGGCCGTCCCGCACCTGTCCGACGCGCTCCCCGAACTGGAGGGACGGGCCGAGGAGGTGCGGCAGGCGCTCGCCGCGTCCGGCGTCGACTCCGTCCTCACCGGACGGTGCCGCGGCGTGTTCGGCGAGGCGTGGATGCCGCACTACCTGATCATGGCGGACGGGCCCACCGCGCAGGAGGCGGACCGGCTCGTCGCGCTCGCCCGCAGCGGCACCCGGATGGCCGCCGGGTACATCGTCCCCGGCGACGTCCAGGGCGCCACCTGGGCCTGGGACCTGGACGAGACGGGCCGTCTGCACGCGGGCGTCCTCGGCTTCGACGTCGACGCCCAGCTCGTCACCGACGACCAGTACCGCGGCGTGTTCGAACTGTTCCGGACGGCGGCCGCCGCCGACTCCGTCCCGGTGCCCGACACGGGCGAACCGCCCGAGGTGCGCGAATCGTCCGTCGACATCCGGATCCTCGGCCCGATCGAGGTCGTCGCGCCCGGCCCCATGGACGAGACGCGCCGCGAACTGTGCACCGAACTGCTCGTCCACCTCGCCGCGCACCCGAACGGGGTGCATCCGACCGTCCTCGCGGGGGCGATCTGGCCGCGCGGCGTCAGCGCGGGCGTCCGCGACGCGTGCGTCGCCCGCGTCTCCGACTGGCTCGGCCGCGACGCGCGCGGCCGACCGAACCTGTACTACGACGAGCGCGGCCGGATCCGGCTCGGCTCGGAGGTCCGCGTCGACCTCGCGGTGTTCCGCTGGCTGGTGTGGCGGTCCGCCGCCGAACCCGCGTCCGAGGCCGCCTACATGTCGTACGCGCTCGACCTCGTGCGCGGCCCCCTGCTCGCCGACCGTCCCCGCGGCCGGTACTCGTGGCTCGCCGGGCACGACCTGGAGTACGAGTCCGCCGCCCGCGTCATCGACGTCGCGCACCGCCTCGTCTTCCTGCGCCTCGATGAGGCCGACGCCCGCGGCGCCGTCGCCGCCGCCCGCGCCGGGCTGCGCCTCGCCCCCGACGACGAGGGCCTCTGGCGCGATCTCCTGCGCGCCACGCACGCGATGGGCGAGCCCGCGCAGGTCCGCGTCATCGTCGACGAACTCCGCGCCCGCCTCGGCCGCGACCCCCACTTCGACCGGCTGCAGCCCGAAACCGAGGCGCTGATCGAGGAACTCGTCCCCGAATGGACCCACGCCCCAGCCCGCTGA
- a CDS encoding NYN domain-containing protein, which produces MATSEFVPQPARYAIFVDAGYLFAASGALLLGCGSRREYRVAAEKLIKALTSHADDKLLGELLRVYWFDAAPKKQPTVDQRVIANLPLVKLRLGNLNAQGQQKGVDAQLRADLEALARHRAITDAVLLAGDEDMLPAVEAAQRYGVRVHLWGVEPTHGSNQAEWLVWESDTVEVLPADFLRPYFTKAKVLPVPAPGTAAAVREAAERRTGPAAPVPSPSQVFAGRPPAVKPAAAAAAASVRTGTVPVPGGHATPATVAASMNSTAGAQSDGRLGPERDHMLEIGEHVAQKWIFERGRDNIRDLLPGPILPPVIDKELLIEAEKELGGSLRPYQEARTWLRDGFWERVYREFGFGVGKSD; this is translated from the coding sequence ATGGCCACCTCGGAGTTCGTCCCACAGCCCGCGCGATACGCCATCTTCGTCGACGCGGGGTACCTTTTCGCGGCCTCCGGGGCGTTGCTGCTCGGCTGTGGGTCCCGGCGCGAGTACCGGGTCGCCGCCGAGAAACTGATCAAGGCGTTGACCAGCCATGCCGACGACAAGCTGCTGGGCGAGCTGCTGCGGGTGTACTGGTTCGACGCGGCGCCGAAGAAGCAGCCGACCGTCGACCAGCGGGTGATCGCGAACCTGCCGCTGGTGAAGCTGCGGCTCGGCAACCTGAACGCCCAGGGCCAGCAGAAGGGCGTGGACGCGCAGCTGCGCGCCGACCTCGAGGCCCTCGCCCGGCACCGCGCGATCACCGACGCCGTCCTGCTCGCCGGGGACGAGGACATGCTGCCGGCCGTCGAGGCCGCCCAGCGGTACGGGGTCCGCGTGCACCTGTGGGGCGTGGAGCCGACGCACGGGTCGAACCAGGCCGAATGGCTCGTGTGGGAGTCCGACACCGTCGAGGTGCTGCCCGCCGACTTCCTCCGCCCGTACTTCACGAAGGCGAAGGTCCTGCCGGTGCCCGCGCCGGGCACGGCCGCCGCGGTCCGCGAGGCCGCCGAGCGCCGCACCGGCCCGGCCGCCCCGGTCCCGTCCCCGTCGCAGGTGTTCGCCGGGCGGCCCCCGGCGGTCAAGCCCGCGGCCGCCGCGGCGGCCGCGTCCGTCCGCACCGGGACGGTTCCGGTGCCGGGCGGGCACGCGACGCCCGCGACCGTCGCGGCGTCCATGAACTCCACGGCCGGGGCGCAGTCCGACGGACGGCTCGGCCCCGAACGCGACCACATGCTCGAGATCGGCGAGCACGTCGCCCAGAAGTGGATCTTCGAGCGGGGGCGCGACAACATCCGCGACCTGCTTCCCGGCCCGATCCTGCCGCCCGTCATCGACAAAGAGCTCCTGATCGAGGCGGAGAAGGAGCTCGGCGGGTCCCTGCGGCCCTACCAGGAGGCCCGCACCTGGCTGCGGGACGGCTTCTGGGAGCGGGTCTACCGCGAGTTCGGCTTCGGCGTCGGCAAGTCCGACTGA
- a CDS encoding TadE/TadG family type IV pilus assembly protein, translating into MRRFVRRLRSHDAGASSMELALLTPVLILVLLTVVQFAMVFHARHVALAAAQSGARVARTAPPGGGWQGAAVERAESDVREVGPNLLDGLSVRAGEANDERWVEVSGRAVAVIPFMTFHVSQRSQGPIECFRPDVGAGTACQGGAP; encoded by the coding sequence GTGCGGCGGTTCGTCCGGCGCCTCCGCTCGCACGACGCCGGGGCGTCGTCGATGGAGCTCGCACTGCTCACCCCGGTGCTCATCCTCGTCCTGCTCACCGTCGTGCAGTTCGCGATGGTGTTCCACGCGCGGCACGTCGCGCTGGCGGCCGCGCAGTCCGGCGCGCGCGTCGCCCGCACGGCGCCGCCCGGCGGCGGCTGGCAGGGCGCGGCGGTCGAGCGGGCCGAGAGCGACGTGCGCGAGGTCGGCCCGAACCTGCTGGACGGGCTGTCGGTCCGGGCGGGCGAGGCGAACGACGAGCGCTGGGTCGAGGTCAGCGGCCGGGCCGTGGCCGTGATCCCGTTCATGACGTTCCACGTGTCGCAGCGGTCGCAGGGCCCGATCGAGTGCTTCCGCCCGGACGTCGGCGCGGGCACCGCCTGCCAGGGAGGCGCCCCGTGA
- a CDS encoding TadE/TadG family type IV pilus assembly protein has translation MGRRDTGSRDRGTVSLYVVLFTPVVFLLAGLLVDGGLAIHARQRAADMAEQAARAGANEIDLDALRASGDPVVDPGRARAAACDLLSAYGDEVTGANCEASTEAVTVTVQIRVRPQFLAIFPGFGEFTMTSDATARPVTGEDIS, from the coding sequence ATGGGCCGCCGTGACACGGGCTCCCGCGACCGCGGGACGGTGTCCCTCTACGTCGTCCTGTTCACCCCGGTCGTCTTCCTCCTCGCGGGTCTGCTCGTGGACGGCGGGCTCGCCATCCACGCGCGGCAGCGGGCCGCCGACATGGCCGAGCAGGCGGCCCGCGCGGGCGCGAACGAGATCGACCTCGACGCGCTGCGCGCGTCCGGCGACCCCGTCGTCGACCCCGGCCGCGCCCGCGCCGCCGCCTGCGACCTGCTCTCCGCGTACGGGGACGAGGTGACGGGCGCGAACTGCGAGGCGTCGACGGAGGCGGTGACCGTCACCGTCCAAATCCGGGTCCGGCCGCAGTTCCTCGCGATCTTCCCCGGGTTCGGCGAGTTCACGATGACGTCCGACGCCACCGCGCGTCCGGTCACGGGGGAAGACATCTCATGA
- a CDS encoding CpaF family protein — MDHGLVKRLRQEVGDRLAQQRRLDAAHGLAPMSGEDERQFARALIGQVLEEFARGEITSGRRPPNADEEEALAAGVHAALFGVGRLQPLLEDPEIENIDVNGCDRVFIGYADGREAMGEPVAESDEELVELIQILAAYSGLSSRPFDTANPQLDLRLPDGSRLSAVMDVTVRPALSIRRARLGKVFLADLVGNGTFGQEIGLFLRAAVLARKNIMIAGATNAGKTTLLRAVANEIPQHERLITVERALELGLDAFPELHPNCVAFEQRLPNSEGQGAISMAELVRRSLRMNPSRVIVGEVLGDEIVTMLNAMTQGNDGSLSTIHANSSVEVFNRIATYAIQSEERLPVEATHMLIAGAIDFVVFIEKRNDYAHGGRLRRFVSSVREVTGVDGRVLSSEVFAPGPDGHAAPAAPITCIDELAQFGYDPSGGAW; from the coding sequence ATGGACCACGGGCTCGTCAAGCGGCTCCGGCAGGAGGTCGGCGACCGGCTGGCCCAGCAGCGTCGGCTCGACGCCGCGCACGGCCTCGCCCCGATGTCCGGGGAGGACGAGCGGCAGTTCGCCCGCGCGCTGATCGGCCAGGTGCTGGAGGAGTTCGCGCGCGGCGAGATCACCTCCGGACGCCGCCCGCCGAACGCCGACGAGGAGGAGGCGCTCGCGGCGGGCGTCCACGCGGCGCTGTTCGGGGTCGGCCGGCTGCAACCGCTGCTGGAGGACCCCGAGATCGAGAACATCGACGTCAACGGCTGCGACCGGGTGTTCATCGGGTACGCCGACGGGCGCGAGGCGATGGGCGAGCCGGTCGCCGAGAGCGACGAGGAACTGGTCGAGCTGATCCAGATCCTCGCGGCCTACAGCGGCCTGTCGTCCCGCCCGTTCGACACCGCGAACCCGCAGCTCGACCTGCGGCTCCCGGACGGGTCGCGGCTGTCGGCCGTCATGGATGTGACGGTCCGCCCGGCGCTGTCGATCCGGCGCGCGCGGCTCGGCAAGGTGTTCCTCGCCGACCTGGTCGGCAACGGCACGTTCGGCCAGGAGATCGGGCTGTTCCTGCGCGCGGCGGTGCTCGCCCGCAAGAACATCATGATCGCCGGGGCGACGAACGCGGGGAAGACGACGCTGCTGCGGGCCGTCGCCAACGAGATCCCGCAGCACGAACGGCTCATCACCGTCGAGCGGGCCCTCGAACTCGGCCTCGACGCGTTCCCCGAACTGCACCCCAACTGCGTCGCGTTCGAGCAGCGGCTCCCGAACTCCGAGGGGCAGGGCGCGATCTCGATGGCCGAGCTGGTGCGCCGGTCGCTGCGGATGAACCCGTCCCGGGTGATCGTCGGCGAGGTGCTCGGCGACGAGATCGTCACGATGCTGAACGCGATGACGCAGGGCAACGACGGGTCGCTGTCGACGATCCACGCGAACTCCTCGGTCGAGGTGTTCAACCGCATCGCCACGTACGCGATCCAGTCGGAGGAGCGGCTCCCCGTCGAGGCGACCCACATGCTGATCGCGGGCGCCATCGACTTCGTCGTGTTCATCGAGAAGCGCAACGACTACGCGCACGGCGGGCGGCTGCGCCGGTTCGTCTCCAGCGTCCGCGAGGTGACGGGCGTGGACGGCCGGGTGCTGTCCTCGGAGGTGTTCGCGCCCGGACCGGACGGGCACGCCGCGCCGGCCGCCCCGATCACCTGCATCGACGAGCTGGCCCAGTTCGGCTACGACCCGTCCGGGGGCGCCTGGTGA
- a CDS encoding YncE family protein → MRARRRRGTRTVLPLAAAFAVTSGVVAACEPPVPFHRPGEGAPDDPVVGLGGAAPYVELRTPRPARDPAPARVYAATGPGMLAPAARALPRRLYVATRRSVAVVDPLRLRVVDHLPAGGAARVVPSWDMRRLWAADPRRGALVPLGPAGTGRAVPVPDPAGLYFTPDGELALVLSRRPRRVGIRDPRTMRPRAAIRMPCAARHADFSLDGRGLVASCTGAGALVGVDVRGRRVARTLRLPAGARPGDVRLSPDGRTFYVADAAKGGVWLVDAATFAAAGFVRTSPGAAGLAVGRDAHRLFVAGDGYLAVLDFRTRAVTARWPLPGRAAPVVGGVSADGTALWLAAPPGVVYSISTVTGRVLHHLRVPGRPTSLVVHPQPGRYSLGGTGLYR, encoded by the coding sequence ATGCGCGCACGGCGACGCCGCGGTACCCGCACCGTGCTGCCGCTGGCCGCCGCGTTCGCGGTGACGTCCGGCGTCGTCGCCGCGTGCGAGCCGCCCGTGCCGTTCCACCGCCCCGGCGAGGGCGCGCCGGACGACCCGGTCGTCGGGCTCGGCGGCGCCGCGCCCTACGTCGAGCTGCGCACGCCCCGCCCCGCCCGCGACCCGGCGCCCGCCCGGGTGTACGCCGCCACCGGCCCCGGCATGCTCGCGCCGGCCGCGCGGGCCCTGCCGCGCCGCCTGTACGTCGCCACCCGCCGGTCCGTCGCCGTCGTCGACCCGCTCCGGCTCCGCGTGGTCGACCACCTCCCGGCGGGCGGCGCCGCGCGCGTCGTCCCGTCCTGGGACATGCGCCGCCTGTGGGCCGCCGACCCCCGGCGCGGCGCGCTCGTCCCGCTGGGCCCCGCCGGGACGGGCCGCGCGGTGCCGGTGCCCGACCCCGCGGGCCTGTACTTCACTCCGGACGGCGAACTCGCGCTCGTCCTGTCCCGGCGGCCCCGCCGCGTCGGGATCCGCGACCCGCGCACGATGCGGCCCCGCGCCGCGATCCGCATGCCGTGCGCCGCCCGGCACGCCGACTTCTCGCTCGACGGGCGCGGCCTCGTGGCGTCCTGCACCGGCGCGGGCGCGCTCGTCGGCGTGGACGTCCGGGGCCGCCGCGTCGCCCGCACGCTGCGGCTGCCCGCGGGGGCGCGCCCCGGCGACGTGCGGCTCTCCCCCGACGGGCGCACCTTCTACGTCGCGGACGCCGCGAAGGGGGGCGTCTGGCTCGTGGACGCCGCGACGTTCGCCGCCGCCGGGTTCGTCCGCACCTCGCCGGGCGCCGCCGGACTCGCCGTCGGCCGGGACGCGCACCGCCTGTTCGTCGCGGGCGACGGGTACCTCGCCGTGCTCGACTTCCGCACCCGCGCCGTCACCGCCCGCTGGCCCCTGCCGGGCCGGGCCGCGCCCGTCGTCGGCGGCGTGTCCGCGGACGGCACCGCGCTCTGGCTCGCGGCCCCGCCCGGCGTCGTGTACTCGATCTCGACCGTGACGGGCCGCGTCCTGCACCACCTCCGGGTGCCCGGCCGCCCCACGTCCCTCGTCGTCCATCCGCAACCCGGCCGATACTCGCTCGGCGGCACGGGCCTCTACCGCTGA
- a CDS encoding serine/threonine-protein kinase, whose translation MPRKSRSLRCFCGWKRGIAIGRRSVPAAGSPRQRGMGTVWRATDQVLNRTVAVKEMHLPATDHELAEQSARARREARTIARISHPNVVNVHDLVELGERLWLVMEFVDGPSLKEHLAATGPANPHAVAVIGLQLLSALEAVHTAGALHRDVKPGDVLLRGDDRVVLCDFGIAVLTGTDSITATGAGIGCSPATGT comes from the coding sequence ATGCCGAGAAAAAGTCGGTCACTAAGGTGTTTCTGTGGCTGGAAACGGGGAATCGCGATCGGTCGCCGATCGGTACCTGCTGCTGGATCACCTCGGCAGCGGGGCATGGGAACGGTGTGGCGGGCCACCGACCAGGTCTTGAATCGCACGGTCGCCGTGAAAGAGATGCATCTTCCGGCCACGGATCACGAACTCGCCGAGCAGTCCGCCCGGGCACGCCGGGAAGCGCGCACCATCGCCCGGATATCGCACCCGAACGTCGTCAACGTCCATGATCTCGTGGAACTCGGCGAACGGCTGTGGCTGGTGATGGAGTTCGTGGACGGTCCGTCACTGAAAGAACACCTCGCCGCGACCGGCCCGGCGAATCCCCACGCCGTCGCCGTGATCGGCCTGCAGCTCCTGTCCGCCCTGGAGGCCGTGCACACCGCCGGTGCGCTGCACCGGGACGTCAAGCCGGGCGACGTCCTGCTGCGCGGCGACGACCGGGTGGTGCTCTGCGACTTCGGCATCGCGGTGCTGACCGGCACCGACTCGATCACCGCGACCGGCGCGGGCATCGGGTGTTCTCCGGCGACCGGTACATGA
- a CDS encoding type II secretion system F family protein, whose protein sequence is MTGAFAAGAVVGVGLYVLVRALFPARPGLAARMAALDAARRRDLEPAPPGRISPTLERVGGLRSRLGGELARFCESRGWRLRSVRADLAITERSLEAFLATKFLLPAAALLFVPLVVGYFALLGLGSSVQAPVWICGLFALLFFFFPDLQLKQEAQARRQDFRHVVGAFLDLVAMNLAGGRGVPEALLTAANVGEGWGMHRIREALGNARITGRTPWQALGGLGEELDVAELRDLAGALALVADDGAQIRKSLAARAASMRSRELSELEGKAGERSQSMLVAQLFLCAGFLIFLAYPALMRVLSA, encoded by the coding sequence GTGACGGGCGCGTTCGCCGCGGGCGCCGTCGTCGGCGTCGGCCTGTACGTCCTGGTCAGGGCGCTGTTCCCGGCGCGTCCCGGGCTCGCCGCGCGGATGGCGGCGCTGGACGCGGCGCGCCGCCGCGACCTCGAACCGGCGCCGCCCGGCCGGATCTCCCCGACCCTCGAACGCGTCGGCGGGCTGCGCTCCCGGCTCGGCGGCGAGCTCGCGCGGTTCTGCGAGTCGCGCGGCTGGCGGCTGCGCTCCGTCCGGGCCGACCTGGCGATCACCGAACGGTCGCTGGAGGCGTTCCTCGCGACGAAGTTCCTGCTGCCCGCCGCCGCGCTGCTGTTCGTCCCGCTGGTCGTCGGATACTTCGCGCTGCTCGGCCTCGGCTCGTCCGTGCAGGCCCCGGTGTGGATCTGCGGGCTGTTCGCGCTGCTGTTCTTCTTCTTCCCCGATCTGCAGCTCAAGCAGGAGGCGCAGGCCCGCCGCCAGGACTTCCGGCACGTCGTCGGCGCGTTCCTCGACCTCGTCGCGATGAACCTCGCGGGCGGGCGCGGCGTCCCCGAGGCGCTGCTCACCGCCGCGAACGTCGGCGAGGGCTGGGGGATGCACCGCATCCGCGAGGCCCTCGGCAACGCCCGCATCACCGGCCGCACCCCCTGGCAGGCCCTCGGCGGGCTCGGCGAGGAACTGGACGTCGCCGAACTGCGCGACCTCGCCGGGGCGCTCGCGCTCGTCGCCGACGACGGCGCGCAGATCCGCAAGTCGCTCGCCGCCCGTGCCGCGTCCATGCGCAGCCGGGAGCTGTCGGAGCTGGAGGGCAAGGCGGGCGAGCGCTCCCAGTCGATGCTGGTGGCGCAGCTGTTCCTGTGCGCCGGATTCCTGATCTTCCTCGCCTACCCGGCGCTCATGCGGGTGCTGAGCGCATGA
- a CDS encoding TadE family protein: MTLRERLPDRGSMSLEMVLVTPIFVAFLLILAGAGRLVDAQSQMDGAARDAARAASIARSAGSARAFAADTAAAGLRGTSWCAGGPSVRTDVSGWGPGGRVVVEIACDVDLGDLAFIGLPGTKRLVGRAVAPIDTYTYRGGGGGL, encoded by the coding sequence GTGACCCTCCGCGAACGGCTGCCCGACCGGGGTTCGATGTCGCTGGAGATGGTGCTGGTCACGCCCATCTTCGTCGCGTTCCTGCTGATCCTCGCGGGCGCCGGGCGGCTCGTCGACGCGCAGAGCCAGATGGACGGCGCGGCCCGCGACGCCGCGCGCGCCGCGTCCATCGCGCGCAGCGCCGGGTCCGCCCGCGCGTTCGCCGCCGACACCGCCGCCGCCGGGCTGCGCGGCACGTCCTGGTGCGCGGGCGGCCCGAGCGTCCGGACGGACGTGTCCGGCTGGGGTCCCGGCGGCCGCGTCGTCGTCGAGATCGCCTGCGACGTCGACCTCGGCGACCTCGCGTTCATCGGGCTGCCCGGGACGAAACGGCTCGTCGGCCGCGCCGTCGCCCCCATCGACACCTACACCTACCGGGGCGGAGGCGGCGGACTGTGA
- a CDS encoding acyl-CoA carboxylase subunit epsilon, translating into MTADAEPFLQVVRGDPTPEEIAALVAVLSARAAAAAAARDGRGPARPSRWADRSRLVRGTAGETVRPRGPGAWRASALPR; encoded by the coding sequence GTGACCGCTGACGCCGAGCCGTTCCTGCAGGTCGTGCGGGGCGATCCGACGCCCGAGGAGATCGCCGCGCTCGTCGCGGTGCTGTCCGCGCGGGCCGCGGCGGCGGCCGCCGCGCGCGACGGCCGCGGCCCCGCCCGTCCGTCCCGCTGGGCCGACCGGTCCCGGCTGGTGCGCGGCACCGCCGGGGAGACCGTCCGGCCGCGCGGGCCGGGGGCCTGGCGGGCGAGCGCCCTGCCGCGCTGA